ACTGAACACCTACAAGTCGGTGCCGATTCAGATCTACGTCAACAATCCCGGCGGTCGAACGGAACGTGTGGGCGAGCAGCAGCGCCTGGCGGATCCGACTTTGGGTGGAACCGGGGACGACGGCGATCTGTTGGCAGGGTCCAGCGGCCTGAAGAGCGCGGGCGCAGGCGACACGATCGCCTCCGATGCTGGCGCCGCCATCACTCGCCCGGGCGATGTTCAGAATCTGCGTCACGGGCTCGTCTCGAACCCGGATAGCTTCGTACCAGTAGCGCCCGGCGCGCCCGCGAAGGAGATCGCGCTCGCCGATGCGCGGGTCTCCGGCCAGAGACTCGTCACGCCGCCGGCACCGAACGCCATAGCAGTCAAGCAGCCCACGACCGCAGACACCCCACAAACCGTCGAGCAATCTCGTCAGACCTCCATGCCCCCGGCGAAGACCGGCACGCAAGATGGCGGCAAAGTCAGCGCCAATCCCGATCACACGCCGCTTGTCGCGGTCGCTTCTAAGCCCGTTGCGCTAGGAGCCACCACCGTGACCACTTCCGTCCGCGCGACGCCCCCGCCGGCTCCATCCGCGGCAGCGGCGGCGAAGCCCAGCGGCGCCTTCTCCATCTTCTTCGACGGTCAGGAGATTCACTTCGACGTCTCCCCGCGAACGGTGGAGGGTGTACCGGTTGCGCCATTCCGCCATCTGTTTGCGCACGGCGGAGGCGAGGTCGGTTGGGACAACGCGACGAAGACGATGTCCGCAGACCGAATCGGTACCAGGATTCGCATCCGGATCGGCGATATGTTCGCCACCGTGAACGACAGCCGTGTTAGAATGGAAAGGGCCGCGTTCTTGGATGCAGGCCGCACGCTTGTTCCGCTCAGCTTTGTGCGGCAGGCATTGAACGTGGAGGTCGAATATGACCCTGCTACGGGCCACGTACTGATCACCTCCAAGGAATAGGTGAACCGTTTTGGAGGGGTCGAGTTCTCGACTCCTCCATCTCAATGAGGAGACGCGTCGCATGGCAATCGTGTGCTGCGGCGCGCAGATGGAACCGATTGATGGCGAAGCTCGATCCGCGGCGGCCGCGTGACCTGTTTCGGACTCCGTTGGCCGTCGCTACGCTGACAACTGGGGCAATCTTGCTAGGGCTGGTGTTCCGCCCGGACTTGCGAACCGACTCGCGACTCGTCTGGGTCGTGGGGTTTGCCGTGCTTGCCGGCTTGCTGGCTTCAGCACTGAGCAGTCGGCGCCGTTGGACGGTCGCGGCGTTCCTCATCGCCGCTGGGCTGGGACTCGTGGCGGGCTTGCATCCTCCGAGCATGGATGTTACCGCTTCGGCTCGTCCGCCTCGCTTCTCCGGAGTCCCCTAGCGTCCTCGAGGCCGGCTGACCCGCTGGCCCTAGGGAAGGTATCATCAGACCAACTCGTCCGCGTTGGAGAACCTGTTCTTGCTTGTCGCCTCAGCCGACCGAGCCGACCGTCCGGTGCCGGCTCTCATCGGGAACGGAGAGCTCGTCACGATGCTCGACCGGCATGGGTACCACTCCCCTCCGGGAGTGCAAAGCAGTCCGTTCCTAGATCCGCAATGCCTGTACATAGCAGGTCGTCGGCTGGCCGGACCGCGCCACGAAATGGTGCCGTTCGGCGTAGTGTCCCGCAACCTAACGTATCAGGGGGCGGAAGAACCTATCGCTCTCCAGGAGCAGAGCATCCACCTCGACACGGGCGAAGTGCGATCGAGAACGCTCCGAGGCAAACTGCTCGAGAGCACGCGCACCCTAATCCCTCTGTCCGGCAACGTGTTCCTTGTCGAGACCACTTTGCAGAACCAAGCCGACGAGCCACTCGATGTGGCTCTGGAAATCACCTATTCCTTCACGGATCGACACGGTGAAAGAGACCCAGAGCTACGTGTGGCAGACGACCTGTCGTTCGAAACCCATGACAACCTGGGACGAGTGTACTTCCAACACGACGGCCCGGGAACGACGGTAAGAGACGGGCTGGGTGTGCGTGCGCGGCACACTTGGTGGCTTCAGCCTGGAGTTGCCGTTACCGTGCGCACTTGGCTAGTCATCAGTGACCGCATCACATATCAGGATCCCCTCGACTCGCAGGACCTGGACGAACTGCTAACACGGAACGTCGAAGAGTGGCAGAGGTTCTGGTCGCGTAGCTCCGTCGAGACCGGAGACGAATCGGTGGACCGCTTCCGCAAGGTGGCGTTGTACACTTTGCGATGTCAGGCTACCCCGTGGTCCATCCCCCCGACCGTGAGCAGGCGCTGGTGGGATGGTGGTGCATTCCACGACGAGCTATACCCCTTCCTCGGCCTGCTCTCCGGCGGGTATGCCGATCTGGCGCGCAACATCCCCTACTACCGCCTAGCCACCTTGCCTAAGGCTGTTGCTCGCGCGCGCGGTAGGGGTGCGCTGTACGCCTGGAGCGCAACGGAGGCGGGCGACGAGCGTGACCCGCACGGGCATTGGTACACCGAGCGATTCCACCTAGGTCAGTTCGCTGCAACCGTCTGGTGGCTGTGGCTGTATCAAGAAGACATGGCAGAGCTCGAAGACCTCTATCCGGTGCTCCGAGAAATCGCCCGTTACTTCGAACTGCAAATGATCGAGACCTCGCCGGACGGCAAGGTGCGCACCAAGCGCTGTACCGACTTCGACGAGTCGGTCGGTCAGGTCAGCGGCGGGCCGATGACGATGGGTGCTGCAATCTACTCTTTGGAGCGTGCCACCGAGGCGGCACGGCGACTCGGCCGAGAGCGGGAGCGCTCGCGTAGGTGGGAACGGCTGGCCCATCGGCTTCGCGACTCACTCCCGGTGGACCGCACCGAAAAACGCTATGCCATACCGGACGGAAAAGACTTGCACTACTCCATCGTAGGTATGGTGTTCCCGTTCGCTGTGGACGCGGGAAGTGAGTACGCTCGTAACACCCTGCGCATGATCCACGAACGCGCGCGCACCGACTTCGGATGGAAACCTGGGTGGAACCCGGCATTCGACGACTCAGTGTGGATGTGGACGGCCGGCCACCTCGGGATGTGTCACTCTATGGTAGGTGATGGCGAGCGCGCCTGGGACTGCGTGCGCACCGGACCGGAGTCCGCGAGCCAGTTCCATTCACCGAACGAGCATCTGAAAAACGGCGTGCCTGTCGTCCCGTGGTTCACCACCGGGTGCGGCGCGTGGCTTGCCGCGCTGCACTGGATGTTCGTGCGAGTGGATGATGACGGCATGCACCTGCTGCCTGCTATTCCGGAGAGCCTGAGCAACTTCCGGTTCCACGGCCTCGCGGGTGCCTCGGGGGTCACGGTCGCTTGTGAGGTCAAGGATGGCAAACTGGCTTCGCTGAGCATGACGTCGCGCGTGCCGCAGGCCCTGACCTTTCAGCTGCCTAAGTGCTTCCTTCCGACTATGCAAGCCATCGCGATCGGTGAGCATGACGACTTCGGTGAGACTTGGCGCTTCCGCGTCAATCTCGATCCGGGTGAGAATTGTCTGCTATGACCGCCACCATCGAAACCCATGGCCTTAGGAAGAAGTTTCGCTCGCTGCTGGGCAAAGAGCTGGTAGCAGTGGATGGGCTTGACCTTTCGGTCGAGCGTGGCTCCGTCTTCGGGTTGTTGGGTCCGAATGGGGCAGGGAAGACCACGACGATCCAGATGTTGCTGGGAAACGTGCGTCCCACGGGAGGCAGTGGAACACTGCTAGGCAAGCCGCTCGGGCATACCGCCACGAAACAGCACATAGGCTTCTTGCCCGAGAAGTTCCAGTTCCATGACTTCCTAACAGCCGAGGAGTTTCTGCACTTCCACGGTCGTCTCGTAGGCATGGATTGGCCGGACCTGCGCAGGCGCACCGATGAGGTGCTGGAAACGGTGGGTCTATCCGATAGGCGAAAGAGCCAAATACGCGAGTTCTCGAAAGGAATGCAGCAGCGCATCGGGCTGGCACAGGCGATACTCCATCAACCGGCGCTAGTGATCCTGGATGAGCCGACCTCCGCACTGGATCCTATCGGACGGCGCGACGTGCGCGATGTGATACGCCACCTAAAGCAACGCGGAGCTACGGTGATGCTCAACTCCCACCTGC
The Fimbriimonadia bacterium genome window above contains:
- a CDS encoding ABC transporter ATP-binding protein — its product is MTATIETHGLRKKFRSLLGKELVAVDGLDLSVERGSVFGLLGPNGAGKTTTIQMLLGNVRPTGGSGTLLGKPLGHTATKQHIGFLPEKFQFHDFLTAEEFLHFHGRLVGMDWPDLRRRTDEVLETVGLSDRRKSQIREFSKGMQQRIGLAQAILHQPALVILDEPTSALDPIGRRDVRDVIRHLKQRGATVMLNSHLLSEVEMACDSVAIINKGRVVRHGTLDSLLLSKSVVEVEARDVTQEALDALDRFARVISRDADRYTVAVSSDEDIPEVATTLVRHNAKLMQMHYQRESLEEFFIRTIQDDAQGGQR
- a CDS encoding copper amine oxidase N-terminal domain-containing protein yields the protein MKRRQEWTAAPFLLSALFLTFAVAANAVLVVDPKIVVEKALEQNMLVVRFTDARVSLVELRLNGAPLAVREAKESFRSGEVTFSLDPNGLPVGRHRLEVVLRAADGKALASTVTDLTIDEKPMAPILIRTPKFGEQVAGEVQIEVQIGPMIKKPFVSLFVDRQFRELRNIPPYRFVWDTTREAPGWHSVEAWAYDEELNTYKSVPIQIYVNNPGGRTERVGEQQRLADPTLGGTGDDGDLLAGSSGLKSAGAGDTIASDAGAAITRPGDVQNLRHGLVSNPDSFVPVAPGAPAKEIALADARVSGQRLVTPPAPNAIAVKQPTTADTPQTVEQSRQTSMPPAKTGTQDGGKVSANPDHTPLVAVASKPVALGATTVTTSVRATPPPAPSAAAAAKPSGAFSIFFDGQEIHFDVSPRTVEGVPVAPFRHLFAHGGGEVGWDNATKTMSADRIGTRIRIRIGDMFATVNDSRVRMERAAFLDAGRTLVPLSFVRQALNVEVEYDPATGHVLITSKE